The Glycine soja cultivar W05 chromosome 6, ASM419377v2, whole genome shotgun sequence genome has a window encoding:
- the LOC114415780 gene encoding mitogen-activated protein kinase kinase kinase 3-like, giving the protein MPTWWGKKSSKSKDQQPQEDHHHPPHGGGGGAATSVLNFNFNKLNKPRPDRPSKSFDDVVRNSPRCSRDFSSSAAAAVDQGLPLPRPSVSSTQSFGIEQGLVFGSGSVSGSSVSSSGSYDDHPTCHSQINASRGQGDTKFYARSKSPGPGSRGPTSPTSPLHPKLHVLSLDSPTGRQEGECHPLPLPPGSPTSPSSSLPSTRANGMTEHTTGNLSKWKKGKLLGRGTFGHVYLGFNSDSGQLCAIKEVRVVCDDQSSKECLKQLNQEIHLLSQLSHPNIVQYYGSDLGEETLSVYLEYVSGGSIHKLLQEYGAFKEPVIQNYTRQIVSGLSYLHGRNTVHRDIKGANILVDPNGEIKLADFGMAKHINSSSSMLSFKGSPYWMAPEVVMNTNGYSLPVDIWSLGCTILEMATSKPPWNQYEGVAAIFKIGNSRDMPEIPDHLSSEAKNFIQLCLQRDPSARPTAQKLIEHPFIRDQSATKATNVRITRDAFPYMFDGSRTPPPVLDHSNRTSLTSFDGDYATKPIPVTSRTVRSPRDNTRMITSLPVSPCSSPLRQYGPAHKSCFLSPPHPTYTLMGQNTLPSYPVRSNATFTLDPFHETAFYKAHTPGGSPRRLI; this is encoded by the exons ATGCCCACTTGGTGGGGTAAAAAGTCCAGCAAGAGCAAGGACCAACAACCGCAAGAAGACCACCACCACCCCCCTCATGGCGGAGGAGGAGGCGCCGCCACCAGTGTCCTTAACTTCAATTTCAACAAGCTCAACAAGCCCAGGCCCGACAGGCCCTCCAAGAGCTTCGACGACGTCGTCAGAAACTCCCCTCGCTGCAGCCGCGATTTCAGTTcctccgccgccgccgccgtcgACCAAGGCCTCCCCTTGCCTCGCCCCTCTGTCTCCTCCACGCAAAGCTTCGGCATCGAGCAAGGCCTTGTTTTCGGATCTGGCTCTGTTTCCGGCTCCAGCGTCAGCTCCAGCGGCTCCTACGATGATCACCCTACCTGTCACTCTCAGATTAATGCCTCCAG AGGGCAAGGTGACACGAAGTTCTATGCGAGGTCTAAAAGCCCGGGTCCTGGGTCAAGAGGGCCCACCAGCCCAACATCACCTCTTCATCCGAAGTTGCATGTTTTGAGTCTTGACTCCCCTACAGGCAGGCAAGAAGGTGAATGTCATCCATTGCCTCTTCCGCCAGGTTCTCCTACCagtccttcttcttctcttcccaGCACAAGAGCAAATGGAATGACGGAACACACTACCGGTAACCTTTCGAAGTGGAAGAAAGGAAAGCTTCTTGGTCGGGGAACATTTGGGCATGTTTACCTGGGATTCAATAG TGATAGTGGACAATTGTGCGCAATAAAAGAAGTCAGGGTTGTCTGTGATGACCAATCATCAAAAGAGTGCCTCAAACAACTTAATCAg GAGATCCATTTGCTCAGTCAGCTTTCACATCCAAACATTGTTCAATACTATGGGAGTGATTTG GGAGAAGAAACACTTTCCGTTTATTTGGAATATGTCTCTGGTGGTTCTATTCATAAATTACTTCAGGAATATGGGGCCTTCAAGGAGCCTGTTATTCAAAATTATACCAGGCAGATTGTCTCTGGACTTTCCTATCTTCATGGGAGAAATACAGTACATAG GGATATCAAAGGGGCTAACATACTAGTTGATCCTAATGGTGAAATCAAGCTGGCAGACTTTGGAATGGCTAAACAT ATAAATTCTTCTTCCTCCATGCTTTCTTTCAAAGGGAGTCCATACTGGATGGCACCCGAG GTTGTAATGAATACAAATGGCTATAGTCTTCCTGTTGATATATGGAGTTTGGGATGCACAATTCTTGAAATGGCAACATCAAAGCCTCCTTGGAATCAGTATGAAGGG GTAGCTGCAATATTTAAAATTGGTAACAGCAGAGATATGCCTGAAATTCCGGATCACCTCTCAAGTgaggcaaagaatttcattcAGCTATGCTTACAAAGAGATCCATCAGCCCGCCCAACAGCCCAGAAGTTAATAGAGCATCCCTTTATTCGAGATCAGTCAGCAACAAAAGCTACAAATGTCAGAATAACCAGGGATGCTTTCCCCTACATGTTTGATGGAAGTCGGACGCCTCCG CCAGTTTTAGATCATTCCAATAGAACAAGTTTAACTTCATTCGATGGAGATTATGCAACAAAGCCAATTCCCGTAACTTCACGTACAGTAAGGAGCCCAAG AGATAACACAAGAATGATCACATCTTTACCAGTATCTCCCTGTTCAAGTCCTTTGCGACAGTATGGGCCAGCACACAAGAGCTGTTTCCTTTCTCCTCCTCACCCAACTTACACTTTGATGGGGCAAAATACCCTCCCCTCATATCCAGTGAGATCAAATGCCACATTCACTCTTGACCCTTTTCATGAAACTGCTTTCTACAAAGCCCACACACCCGGTGGATCCCCAAGAAGACTCATTTGA
- the LOC114415781 gene encoding 5' exonuclease Apollo-like has protein sequence MPIEMPKGLPFSVDTWTPSSSKRHCFLTHAHKDHSSSITSHSSYPIYSTNLTKTILLQQYPQLDASLFLNIELGQSLVIHDPAAAPFTVSAFDANHCPGAVMFLFEGKFGNILHTGDCRLTPECLLNLPDKYVGRKGKEPRCPLDCVFLDCTFGNFSQGMPSKHSAIQQVINCIWKHPDAQTVYLTCNMLGQEEILVNVSETFGAKIYVDKAKYSECFENLALTVPEILCEDPASRFHLFDGSRNLYERAKAKQVEAKETLQPEPLIVRPSAQWYACEEKFSDIDNTRKKRMDEAVKDQFGVWHVCYSMHSSKEELEWTLQLLAPRWVVSTTPSCRAMKLDYVKKHLFNSKGALNNSMWKLLDMTPETSDHVDTSEKSVSCNLVLEETPQPCAQSNVLTKSPVKQFTEAKTLKALLLHDKSLPITLFGRARFTLQDSGFSRVGCNTLPVNVLTQTVSNDARQEFLKDAEDAEVKERSPEKKNDLHQVEKNQQTEVQEDTRVHKGASYLNIGSSGLSGTVRKLYGSMNVPVPQPLPSLRDLINSRKRVKRGIKY, from the exons ATGCCGATCGAAATGCCCAAGGGATTGCCCTTCTCGGTGGACACATGGACTCCTTCGTCGTCCAAGAGGCACTGTTTCCTCACGCACGCTCACAAAGACCATTCCTCTTCCATCACTTCCCACTCTTCATACCCAATTTACTCTACCAATCTCACCAAAACCATTCTCCTTCAACAATATCCACAGCTAGATGCTTCCTTGTTTCTCAACATAGAGCTTGGTCAATCCTTGGTCATCCATGACCCCGCCGCCGCCCCATTCACCGTCTCCGCTTTTGACGCCAATCACTGCCCCG GGGCGGTGATGTTCTTGTTTGAAGGCAAATTTGGTAATATTCTGCACACGGGAGATTGCAGGCTCACTCCTGAGTGTTTGCTCAACTTACCTGACAAGTATGTTGGGAGGAAAGGGAAAGAGCCTCGCTGCCCTCTTGATTGTGTTTTCTTAGACTGCACTTTTGGCAATTTCTCTCAGGGGATGCCTAGCAAACATTCTGCTATTCAACAG GTTATTAATTGTATATGGAAGCATCCTGATGCACAGACAGTGTATCTAACCTGCAACATGCTCGGTCAGGAAGAGATCCTTGTTAATGTGTCCGAAACATTTGGGGCCAAGATATACGTTGATAAAGCCAAGTATTCAGAATGTTTTGAGAATCTAGCACTTACTGTGCCTGAAATCCTCTGCGAAGATCCAGCTTCTCGTTTCCACTTGTTTGATGGATCTCGAAATCTATATGAAAGAGCTAAAGCAAAGCAGGTTGAGGCCAAAGAAACTCTCCAACCCGAGCCTCTCATTGTGCGCCCTTCTGCACAGTGGTATGCTTGTGAAGAAAAGTTCTCAGATATTGATAACACTAGAAAGAAGAGGATGGACGAAGCAGTTAAGGATCAGTTTGGTGTCTGGCATGTTTGTTACTCAATGCACTCATCCAAGGAAGAATTGGAATGGACACTTCAACTTCTTGCACCTAGGTGGGTTGTTTCAACAACCCCCAGCTGCAGGGCTATGAAACTGGATTATGTAAAGAAACACTTATTTAACTCTAAAGGAGCTCTCAACAACTCTATGTGGAAGCTTCTGGATATGACTCCGGAAACTTCTGATCATGTTGATACGTCAGAAAAATCTGTGAGCTGTAATCTTGTTCTTGAAGAAACCCCTCAGCCTTGTGCACAATCTAATGTGCTAACTAAATCACCTGTCAAACAGTTCACTGAGGCTAAAACACTAAAAGCACTGCTTCTTCATGACAAAAGCTTGCCTATCACGTTATTTGGAAGAGCAAGGTTCACTCTCCAAGATAGTGGCTTTTCACGAGTAGGATGTAACACATTGCCCGTTAATGTCCTTACCCAAACAGTTTCAAACGATGCACGACAAGAATTCTTGAAAGATGCTGAGGATGCTGAAGTGAAGGAGAGGTCACCAGAAAAAAAGAATGATTTACATCAAGTGGAGAAGAATCAGCAAACTGAGGTTCAGGAGGACACAAGAGTTCATAAGGGTGCCTCTTATCTAAATATCGGATCTTCAGGCTTGAGTGGAACTGTGAGAAAGTTGTACGGGTCAATGAATGTTCCTGTGCCTCAACCTCTTCCCTCCTTAAGGGATCTTATAAATTCCAGAAAACGTGTCAAGAGGGGAATTAAATATTAA
- the LOC114415784 gene encoding NAD(P)H-quinone oxidoreductase subunit O, chloroplastic yields MAFSATLSYTSFPCLPRFPQTLRTKSVHFPLIRAVQGGQAETPESKKSEGSSNAQSSSAAAPKPKKPVYSLKKGQIVRVDKEKYLNSVNYLSVGHPPYYKGLDYIYEDRGEVLDMRIFETGEYALIAWVGVPTAPAWLPTDMLIKSEKLNYERL; encoded by the exons ATGGCGTTCTCTGCTACTCTATCCTACACCTCCTTCCCTTGCCTTCCTCGTTTCCCGCAAACTTTGAGAACAAAAAGTGTTCATTTCCCTCTGATTCGTGCAGTGCAAGGTGGTCAAGCAGAGACACCCGAGAGCAAGAAGAGTGAAGGGTCATCTAATGCTCAGTCTTCAAGTGCTGCTGCTCCTAAACCCAAGAAACCCGTCTATTCCT TGAAGAAAGGTCAGATTGTGAGGGTGGACAAGGAGAAATATCTCAATAGCGTCAAT TATCTTTCTGTTGGGCACCCACCTTATTACAAAGGATTAGATTACATTTATGAGGACCGTGGTGAG GTCCTGGATATGCGTATATTTGAAACGGGAGAATATGCACTT ATTGCGTGGGTAGGGGTCCCCACTGCTCCAGCATGGCTTCCTACGGACATGCTTATCAAG TCAGAGAAACTCAATTATGAGAGGTTATGA
- the LOC114415782 gene encoding ABC transporter I family member 10 isoform X2: protein MNLSYLTRFPERLVAPLYATLPTTATTRPENFAIEGRNLKFSFTTRQTQDVPVLKDCSIRIPCGQFWMLLGPNGCGKSTLLKILAGLLTPTSGTVYVNGPKSFVFQNPDHQVVMPTVDSDVAFGLGKINLAHDEVRSRVSRALHAVGLSDYMKRSVQTLSGGQKQRVAIAGALAEACKVLLLDELTTFLDEADQVGVIKAVRNSVDTSAEVTALWVTHRLEELEYADGAIYMEDGKVVMHGDAASIRSFIEARQSAYITQINS from the exons ATGAATCTCTCTTATCTTACTCGCTTCCCCGAGCGTCTCGTTGCTCCTCTTTATGCCACACTTCCCACTACAGCTACTACTAG GCCTGAGAATTTTGCGATTGAAGGGCGTAATTTGAAATTCTCATTCACGACGAGGCAAACACAGGATGTACCGGTTCTTAAGGATTGTTCGATTCGCATTCCTTGCGGGCAGTTTTGGATGCTTCTTGGACCCAATGGGTGTGGAAAATCTACCCTCTTGAAG ATTTTGGCTGGTCTCTTGACTCCAACTTCAGGAACAGTGTACGTGAATGGGCCTAAAAGTTTTGTTTTCCAAAATCCAGATCATCag GTGGTAATGCCTACGGTAGATTCTGATGTTGCATTTGGTCTTGGTAAGATCAATTTGGCTCACGATGAAGTCAGATCTAGGGTGTCAAGAGCTTTGCATGCTGTAGGCCTGTCTGACTACATGAAG AGATCTGTCCAAACTCTGAGTGGTGGTCAGAAGCAGAGGGTTGCCATTGCTGGTGCTCTTGCTGAAGCTTGTAAAGTTCTGTTGTTGGATGAGCTCACAACATTCTTAGATGAAGCTGACCAG GTTGGGGTCATCAAAGCTGTTAGGAACTCAGTGGATACCTCTGCAGAAGTTACAGCATTATGGGTCACCCATCGCTTGGAAGAACTGGAGTATGCAGATGGTGCCATCTACATGGAGGATGGGAAAGTAGTCATGCATGGAGATGCCGCTAGCATTAGGAGTTTCATTGAAGCCAGGCAATCTGCCTATATAACCCAGATTAATTCTTAA
- the LOC114415782 gene encoding ABC transporter I family member 10 isoform X1 encodes MNLSYLTRFPERLVAPLYATLPTTATTSGNRPENFAIEGRNLKFSFTTRQTQDVPVLKDCSIRIPCGQFWMLLGPNGCGKSTLLKILAGLLTPTSGTVYVNGPKSFVFQNPDHQVVMPTVDSDVAFGLGKINLAHDEVRSRVSRALHAVGLSDYMKRSVQTLSGGQKQRVAIAGALAEACKVLLLDELTTFLDEADQVGVIKAVRNSVDTSAEVTALWVTHRLEELEYADGAIYMEDGKVVMHGDAASIRSFIEARQSAYITQINS; translated from the exons ATGAATCTCTCTTATCTTACTCGCTTCCCCGAGCGTCTCGTTGCTCCTCTTTATGCCACACTTCCCACTACAGCTACTACTAG tGGAAATAGGCCTGAGAATTTTGCGATTGAAGGGCGTAATTTGAAATTCTCATTCACGACGAGGCAAACACAGGATGTACCGGTTCTTAAGGATTGTTCGATTCGCATTCCTTGCGGGCAGTTTTGGATGCTTCTTGGACCCAATGGGTGTGGAAAATCTACCCTCTTGAAG ATTTTGGCTGGTCTCTTGACTCCAACTTCAGGAACAGTGTACGTGAATGGGCCTAAAAGTTTTGTTTTCCAAAATCCAGATCATCag GTGGTAATGCCTACGGTAGATTCTGATGTTGCATTTGGTCTTGGTAAGATCAATTTGGCTCACGATGAAGTCAGATCTAGGGTGTCAAGAGCTTTGCATGCTGTAGGCCTGTCTGACTACATGAAG AGATCTGTCCAAACTCTGAGTGGTGGTCAGAAGCAGAGGGTTGCCATTGCTGGTGCTCTTGCTGAAGCTTGTAAAGTTCTGTTGTTGGATGAGCTCACAACATTCTTAGATGAAGCTGACCAG GTTGGGGTCATCAAAGCTGTTAGGAACTCAGTGGATACCTCTGCAGAAGTTACAGCATTATGGGTCACCCATCGCTTGGAAGAACTGGAGTATGCAGATGGTGCCATCTACATGGAGGATGGGAAAGTAGTCATGCATGGAGATGCCGCTAGCATTAGGAGTTTCATTGAAGCCAGGCAATCTGCCTATATAACCCAGATTAATTCTTAA